The DNA region TGCTCGACCTCGACCTGCCCGAGCTGGGCGGCATCGACGCCACCCCCGCGATCCTCCACAAGGCGCCGGGGGCGACGATCGTGATCCTCACCCCGCGGGGTGAGGACTCCGGCGGTGTGCTCGCGGTGCGCTTCGGCGCCCGCGCTCACGTGCCGCTGGACAGCCTCCCGGAGATCCTCCTCGCCGCCCTCGAGGCGGCGCTGCCGCGCGAGGTCGCGGGCCGCCAGGCGGCCACCGGCGCGCCCGGCACCGCACCGCCCTCGTGGTGGGAGGCGCTGCTCGCCGACCGCTAGAGGTCAGCGGGCCCCGGGCAGGCAGGGCGAGGCGGACCCGCGGCCCGCCGGGATGGTGCAGCCGGCGGCGCCCGACGAGACCAGGCCGGGGCCGCCCTGGGCCGCGGAGACGGCGAGGGCGGTGAGCAGGAGGCACACCGCCGCCACCAGGACCATCACCGTGCCCTCGGCCGACCACGGCCGCCGGTGCAGCCGCGACCAGAGGGTGGGGCGATGGGGTCGGTGCGGGCTCCGCGCCTCCCGCCGCGCCTCCACGCGACGGAGCAGGCCCGGCGAGCTCCAGGCGCGGCCGGTGGCGGGGTCGGGGATCTCCGAGGACGGGATGGGCACTGTGGTCATGGTGGGCTCCAGGGGGCGGGGACGGCCGCCCCAGCGACCGTCCCCGCCACTGCGGAGAGAGAGGGAGACGTGGGTCAGGCGGTGGCGGGCGCCGCGCTCCGGACGGCGGGGCGGGCGACCGAGCGCCGGCTCACCCGGGCGTGCTCGTCGAGCGCTCCGCCGATGACGCCGCGCCACGCCTCCCAGGTGGCGAGCACCTGGTGGGACCGGACCACCACCGGGGTCCACTCGTCGCCGCCGGGGCGGCGCATGGCGAGGACGATGTCCGGGCGCCGGCCACCACCGGCGGGACCGACGACGATCGCCGGGACGGCACGTCCCGGCACGGCACCACGGGCGGCGACGAGCGCGCCCGGGTGGCGATGCCACGCTGGCTGGGCCATAGGGAGAATCTCCTCTCGGCCCCTCCGCTCCTTCGGCAGCCCGGCTATCTCAGAGAGACCCGTGGCTTTGCGTCCCCGCCTCGCGACGGGTTTGCCAGTTTGTCGGGAGCCGACCCCGGCAGCGTAGCCGCCCGCGGATCGCATCGCCGCGCGGTGCCGGTCACAGAC from Candidatus Dormiibacterota bacterium includes:
- a CDS encoding response regulator, which codes for MFDEITRPPLLRTLVATTRLTDRQRIIRILDRAGGYDVIAETGDGRSAVRLSGQIEPDLVLLDLDLPELGGIDATPAILHKAPGATIVILTPRGEDSGGVLAVRFGARAHVPLDSLPEILLAALEAALPREVAGRQAATGAPGTAPPSWWEALLADR